The DNA segment ATGGGTTAAATAACGCCGAATTATATCAAACAAAAAGACCTAATTGATAGTCGTTCTCATTATTATTTACATTGTCGCGCCTGATGCCATCGGTGTCCTTGACGGATGACAAGGTTTTGACTCTTTGGTCAATACATCGGCAGTTTAATCTGCATTACACTTTTGTCGATAATCCCACGCTAAATCAATCGCCTGCCAGTAATCACCAAAGACAAAACAACGTTTTAAATATTAAGTAACAGTATTTTACATTTGTTGCAAGTTTGTGATAACGCTCAAATACCCGGCAGTTATAAATAAGGTAATGTGCTTAGCACGGGCAAAGACCACACACCGGCATGTCCTGTATCCGTTTCATTAACATCATTATTTTTAATACTTTCATACAGTTCCGACAGCGCACCGTGCGCCGGCCGGTTCATTTTCGCTGTCACTTTTTCCTTACCGAATACCCCTGGAGACAAACTGATGAAATTGCAAAAAGCACTTCTCAGCCTTTGCCTGAGTTCCGCGACCCTGTTATTTACCTCCGCCGCGTCAGCGCAGACGTTGAAAGCCGCAGATGTGCATCCGCAAGGCTATCCGAACGTCGTTGCCGTCCAGCACATGGGCGAAAAGCTGCACAAGCAAACCGACGGACGTCTTGAAATCAAAACCTTCCCCGGCGGCGTGCTGGGCGATGAAAAGCAGGAAATTGAACAGGCACAGCTCGGCGCGCTGGACATCATTCGCGTATCGATGACGCCGGTCGCCTCAATCCTGCCGGAAATCAATGTCTTCACCCTGCCGTATATATTCCGTGATGAAGACCACATGCACAAAGTACTCGACGGTCAGATTGGCAAGGAGATCGGCGACAAGATCACTAACAATCCGAACTCGCGTCTGGTATTTCTCGGCTGGATGGACGGCGGTACGCGAAACCTGATTACCAAAGAGGCGGTAGTTAAACCGGAAGATCTGAAAGGGATGAAAATCCGTGTTCAGGGCAGTCCGATTGCGCTGGCTACGCTGAAAGCCATGGGCGCGAATCCGGTGGCGATGGGTGTCAGTGAAGTATTCAGTGGAATGCAAACCGGCGTGATTGACGGTACCGAAAACAATCCACCGACGTTCGTCGCGCACAATTACCTGCCGGTAGTGAAGAACTATACCTACAGCCGCCACTTCATTATCCCTGAGCTTTTCCTGTACTCGAAAGCCAAGTGGGACAAGCTGAAACCCGAAGACCAGCAGCTGATCCTCAAACTGTCGAAAGAAGCACAGGACGAGCAACGCGAGCTGTGGAAAGCCTATAACGAAAAAGCGCTCGCCACGATGAAAGCAGGTGGCGTGAAATTTTACGAAATCGATCCTGCAACTTACGTACAGGCTACACAAACCGTGCGCGATGAGTTCGGCAAAGACCATAAAGAACTGATGCAGCAAATCGCTGACGTTCAGTAAACACTGTCTCTGTACGGGCAGCGCCCGCTGCCCTTTTCCGATACTCATCGGAGGAAGCCTTATGATTTCCGGATATCACACCCTGATGGACATCCTTTACCGCGCTGCGATGTGGTTCGCCGGGATTGCGTTACTGCTGATGGTGGCAGTGATCCCCGTCGGGATCTTCGCCCGTTACGTCATGAACAGTGCACTGTCGTGGCCTGAACCGGTCGCCATCATGTGCATGGTGACGTTCACCTTTATCGGTGCTGCCGTCAGTTACCGCGCCGGTTCTCACATCGTGGTGGCGATGGTCACCGACCGTCTGCCTCCGGCGCTAAAAAAGTTCTCGGCGCTGCTGTCTGATTTGATGATGCTGGCCATCAGCATTTTCATTTTCTGGTACAGCCTGCATCTGTGCAGCGAGCTGTGGACACAGCCGGTAGCGGAGTTCCCGCTGCTGACCGCCGGAGAAACCTATCTGCCGCTGCCTGTAGGATCCGCCCTGACGATCTTATTCATCATTGAGCAGATCATCGCCGGACCGCAGCATCAGCGCCCGGTGGTGATGCTGGGCAATTCCGACGCCTGACCCGGAGACGTTTATGGACGCACTTATTTTACTATTAACGCTGGGGGTGATGCTGGCGATTGGCGTGCCGGTGGCGTACGCCGTCGGGCTCAGCGCGCTGGCCGGTGCCTGGTGGATCGACCTGCCGTTTGAGGCGCTGATGATCCAGCTCACCAACGGCGTAAACAAGTTTTCACTGCTGGCAATCCCATTCTTTATTCTGGCGGGGGCGATCATGGCCGAAGGGGGTATCGCCCGCAGGCTGGTCAGCTTTGCCTACATCTTTGTTGGATTTATTCGCGGCGGACTGTCGCTGGTGAATATTGTCGCCTCGACGTTTTTCGGCGCGATCTCCGGGTCGTCGGTGGCGGATACTGCGTCGATCGGTTCGGTGATGATCCCCGAAATGGAGAAAAAAGGGTATCCGCGTGATTTCGCCGCCGCAGTCACCGCCAGCGGCTCGGTGCAGGCCATCCTCACGCCGCCGAGCCATAACTCGGTAATTTACTCGCTGGCGACCGGAGGGACAGTCTCGATCGCCGCATTGTTCATCGCCGGAATTCTGCCCGGTTTACTGCTTAGCCTGACACTGATGGTGATGTGTGTCGTGTTTGCGCATCAACGTGGTTATCCGAAAGGCGAGCGCGTGCCGTTTCGTCAGGCGCTGAAAATTTTCATCGACACGCTTTGGGGCCTGATGACGGTGGTCATCATCATGGGTGGGATCCTCAGCGGGATTTTCACCGCAACGGAATCCGCCGCCATCGCCTGCCTGTGGTCATTCTTCGTCACCATGTTTATCTACCGCGATTACAAGTGGAGTGAGCTACCAAAACTGATGTACCGCACGGTCAAAACGGTCAGCATCGTGATGATCCTGATTGGCTTCGCCGCCAGCTTTGGCGCCGTGATGACCTACATGCAGCTCCCGATGCGGATCACCGAGTTCTTTACCTCGATCTCCGACAACAAGTACGTGATCCTCATGTGGATCAACATCATGCTGTTGCTGATCGGCACGCTAATGGATATGGCGCCGATCATCCTGATCCTGACGCCGGTCCTGCTTCCAGTGGTGCTATCGCTCGGTATCGATCCGGTGCATTTTGGGATGATCATGCTGGTCAATCTGGGGATCGGGCTTATCACGCCGCCGGTCGGTTCGGTGCTGTTTGTCGCCAGTGCGGTGAGTAAACAGAGCATCGAGAAAGTCGTCAAAGCTATGTTGCCGTTCTATTGCGTGCTGTTTATGGTGCTGATGCTGGTGACCTACATCCCGTCAATCT comes from the Enterobacteriaceae bacterium Kacie_13 genome and includes:
- a CDS encoding TRAP transporter large permease subunit, with translation MDALILLLTLGVMLAIGVPVAYAVGLSALAGAWWIDLPFEALMIQLTNGVNKFSLLAIPFFILAGAIMAEGGIARRLVSFAYIFVGFIRGGLSLVNIVASTFFGAISGSSVADTASIGSVMIPEMEKKGYPRDFAAAVTASGSVQAILTPPSHNSVIYSLATGGTVSIAALFIAGILPGLLLSLTLMVMCVVFAHQRGYPKGERVPFRQALKIFIDTLWGLMTVVIIMGGILSGIFTATESAAIACLWSFFVTMFIYRDYKWSELPKLMYRTVKTVSIVMILIGFAASFGAVMTYMQLPMRITEFFTSISDNKYVILMWINIMLLLIGTLMDMAPIILILTPVLLPVVLSLGIDPVHFGMIMLVNLGIGLITPPVGSVLFVASAVSKQSIEKVVKAMLPFYCVLFMVLMLVTYIPSISLFLPKLFGVYTG
- a CDS encoding DctP family TRAP transporter solute-binding subunit, with the translated sequence MKLQKALLSLCLSSATLLFTSAASAQTLKAADVHPQGYPNVVAVQHMGEKLHKQTDGRLEIKTFPGGVLGDEKQEIEQAQLGALDIIRVSMTPVASILPEINVFTLPYIFRDEDHMHKVLDGQIGKEIGDKITNNPNSRLVFLGWMDGGTRNLITKEAVVKPEDLKGMKIRVQGSPIALATLKAMGANPVAMGVSEVFSGMQTGVIDGTENNPPTFVAHNYLPVVKNYTYSRHFIIPELFLYSKAKWDKLKPEDQQLILKLSKEAQDEQRELWKAYNEKALATMKAGGVKFYEIDPATYVQATQTVRDEFGKDHKELMQQIADVQ
- a CDS encoding TRAP transporter small permease subunit; this encodes MISGYHTLMDILYRAAMWFAGIALLLMVAVIPVGIFARYVMNSALSWPEPVAIMCMVTFTFIGAAVSYRAGSHIVVAMVTDRLPPALKKFSALLSDLMMLAISIFIFWYSLHLCSELWTQPVAEFPLLTAGETYLPLPVGSALTILFIIEQIIAGPQHQRPVVMLGNSDA